The following coding sequences lie in one Deltaproteobacteria bacterium genomic window:
- a CDS encoding outer membrane beta-barrel protein has protein sequence MKKTFIIISFVVGVLFLIKPVQAFDVRTNHTGFFFYGMGGMMLLDHDTNVDNGIRFGGDLESGFGLGLGYNITNWIAPELQIAYSTSTGQTSGGQGREHALNIRLNAKVSFLTSQAEKDKNVKIYPYVKVGGVAHGLFVNAPVDDDKVGAFGGGVSLGGGVELNYRALFIALDFANDLLFLQEEREDVAGVDTLIIRGGFDYQLSLMGAIGVHF, from the coding sequence ATGAAGAAAACATTCATTATCATTTCTTTTGTAGTGGGGGTTCTATTTTTAATAAAACCCGTGCAAGCCTTTGACGTGCGCACCAATCACACAGGGTTTTTCTTCTATGGAATGGGTGGTATGATGTTGCTCGATCACGACACCAATGTAGACAATGGTATACGCTTTGGCGGTGATCTTGAGTCTGGTTTTGGCTTAGGGCTGGGCTATAACATTACCAATTGGATAGCCCCCGAGCTTCAAATTGCTTATTCCACCAGCACAGGTCAGACCTCGGGCGGGCAAGGGCGCGAGCATGCCTTAAATATTCGCCTCAACGCCAAAGTTAGTTTTTTAACTAGCCAAGCCGAAAAAGATAAAAACGTAAAAATTTATCCCTATGTAAAAGTGGGTGGGGTTGCTCATGGTTTGTTTGTCAATGCGCCAGTCGATGATGACAAAGTGGGGGCCTTTGGTGGCGGGGTGAGCTTGGGTGGAGGGGTCGAGCTTAATTATCGTGCCCTATTTATTGCTTTAGATTTTGCCAACGATCTACTTTTCTTACAGGAAGAACGTGAAGATGTAGCTGGAGTGGACACCCTGATTATTAGAGGTGGCTTTGATTATCAGTTGTCGCTGATGGGAGCCATAGGTGTGCATTTTTAA
- a CDS encoding transposase — translation MPRPKRILIPNAYYYISNESKGKRSAFSSATDKKYFTDLLHEIAKEFKLKVLEYSLTRQGYHLLIQMHGKNLPLALRSLNGIYTQDYNRKYQKKGSLFKGRYKSVLMSERPYVTQIANYIRSFAKKSLLSKVSEDVLQRLNPKKWPSVLGSEKFLKKMKKKTR, via the coding sequence ATGCCTCGACCTAAACGAATTTTAATTCCGAATGCTTATTATTATATCTCTAATGAGAGCAAGGGGAAGAGATCTGCCTTTAGCTCTGCTACCGACAAAAAATATTTTACCGACCTCCTTCATGAGATCGCCAAAGAGTTCAAACTAAAAGTTTTAGAATATAGTTTGACCCGCCAGGGCTATCATTTGTTGATCCAGATGCACGGGAAAAACCTTCCCCTGGCTTTGCGTTCGCTTAATGGTATCTATACCCAAGATTACAATCGAAAGTACCAAAAGAAAGGGTCTTTGTTCAAAGGGCGTTACAAATCGGTGCTTATGAGTGAGAGGCCCTATGTTACACAGATTGCAAATTATATCCGTAGTTTTGCCAAAAAATCTTTGCTTTCCAAGGTGAGTGAAGACGTTTTGCAAAGGCTCAACCCTAAAAAATGGCCTAGTGTTTTGGGGAGTGAAAAGTTTTTGAAGAAGATGAAGAAGAAGACGAGATAA
- a CDS encoding leucyl/phenylalanyl-tRNA--protein transferase, with protein MVVAYFPSVDLADASGLLAMGGDLEVETLKVAYSNGIFPWPVSGEPLLWFAPPQRGILEFSEFKIPKRLVRFLKNCPFTFAVDQNFHGVIEACRSSRNRKNQSDTWITPEMAKAYQRFHRAGYAHSFEAYAGDQLVGGMYGVKLKNYFAGESMFYLKPNASKFVLVRTVEYLKLLGHTWLDVQTLSPLLKSFGAKEISRTMFMKKLQTSL; from the coding sequence ATGGTCGTGGCTTATTTCCCCAGTGTTGATCTGGCCGACGCAAGCGGCTTGCTTGCCATGGGTGGTGATTTAGAAGTCGAAACCCTAAAAGTTGCCTATTCCAATGGTATCTTTCCTTGGCCTGTCTCGGGTGAACCCCTGTTATGGTTTGCTCCCCCTCAGCGAGGGATTTTAGAATTTTCAGAATTTAAAATTCCTAAACGTTTAGTGCGATTTTTAAAAAATTGCCCCTTTACCTTTGCAGTCGATCAAAATTTTCACGGAGTTATCGAAGCCTGCCGATCAAGTCGCAATCGCAAAAATCAATCAGACACCTGGATTACCCCTGAAATGGCGAAGGCTTACCAACGTTTTCACCGGGCAGGCTATGCCCATAGTTTTGAAGCTTATGCAGGGGATCAGTTGGTGGGGGGAATGTATGGAGTGAAGCTAAAAAATTATTTCGCAGGCGAGAGCATGTTTTATCTAAAACCCAATGCCTCTAAATTTGTTTTAGTGCGAACGGTGGAATACTTAAAGCTTTTAGGGCATACTTGGCTAGACGTGCAGACCTTGTCACCTTTATTAAAAAGTTTTGGTGCCAAAGAAATCTCTCGAACTATGTTTATGAAAAAATTACAAACATCACTTTAA
- the glnA gene encoding type I glutamate--ammonia ligase, with protein sequence MDAKAAVALAKEAKAKVVDIKFIDFPGVWQHFSIPVSELSEGLFEDGLGFDGSSIRGWKAINESDMVVIPDASTAVIDPFMQVPTLSVIGDIYDPITKERYSRDPRYIAQKAENYVKSTGIGDTIYIGPEAEFFIFDDIRFDQTTQHGFYYIDSKEGRWNSGKDEGPNLGYKPRFKEGYFPVPPTDSLQDIRTEMMLEMEKVGIRIEAQHHEVATAGQCEIDMRFDSLTKMADKLLWFKYIIKNVARRNNKTATFMPKPLYGDNGSGMHCHQSIWKGGQPLFAGDKYAGFSEMALWYIGGLLKHAKALCAITNPTTNSYRRLVPGYEAPVNLAYSSRNRSAAIRLPVVSSPKAKRLEARFPDPSCNPYLAFAALTLAGIDGIKNKINPGAPLDKNIYALSPEELAGVPHTPGSLEESLEALRKDHEFLLAGDVFSADVIHNWIDYKIENEINPVKLRPVPYEFSLYYDI encoded by the coding sequence ATGGACGCAAAAGCAGCCGTTGCCTTAGCTAAAGAAGCCAAGGCCAAAGTAGTTGATATTAAATTCATCGATTTCCCCGGGGTTTGGCAACATTTTTCCATTCCCGTCAGCGAATTGAGCGAAGGTCTCTTTGAAGACGGCTTGGGTTTTGATGGTTCCTCTATCCGTGGGTGGAAGGCCATCAACGAATCCGACATGGTTGTTATCCCCGATGCTTCTACTGCGGTCATTGATCCTTTCATGCAAGTGCCTACGTTATCGGTCATTGGCGACATTTATGATCCCATCACCAAAGAACGTTATTCTCGCGATCCACGCTACATTGCCCAAAAAGCCGAAAATTATGTAAAGTCCACGGGGATTGGCGATACCATTTATATTGGTCCCGAAGCCGAATTCTTTATTTTTGATGATATTCGCTTTGATCAAACCACCCAGCATGGTTTTTATTACATCGACTCCAAAGAAGGTCGTTGGAATTCAGGCAAAGATGAGGGTCCAAATTTAGGTTATAAGCCTCGTTTTAAAGAGGGCTATTTCCCGGTTCCACCTACCGATAGTCTGCAAGATATTCGAACTGAAATGATGTTAGAAATGGAAAAGGTGGGGATTCGTATCGAAGCCCAACATCATGAAGTGGCCACCGCGGGTCAATGCGAAATTGATATGCGCTTTGATTCACTCACCAAGATGGCCGACAAACTTTTGTGGTTCAAATACATCATTAAGAATGTCGCTCGGCGCAATAACAAAACCGCCACGTTCATGCCCAAGCCACTTTATGGTGACAATGGTAGTGGTATGCATTGCCATCAATCCATTTGGAAGGGTGGGCAGCCGTTGTTTGCGGGCGATAAATATGCCGGTTTTTCTGAAATGGCACTTTGGTATATCGGTGGTTTGTTAAAACATGCCAAGGCCCTTTGCGCCATTACCAACCCCACCACCAATTCTTATCGTCGCTTGGTGCCAGGTTACGAAGCCCCGGTGAATTTGGCTTATTCCAGCCGCAATCGTTCGGCGGCCATTCGGCTCCCGGTGGTCAGCTCTCCTAAGGCCAAACGGCTAGAGGCGCGCTTCCCTGATCCTTCTTGTAATCCTTATTTGGCCTTTGCAGCCCTCACGCTAGCGGGCATCGATGGGATTAAGAATAAGATCAACCCCGGCGCACCCCTTGATAAAAATATTTATGCTTTGTCTCCTGAAGAATTAGCCGGTGTGCCTCATACTCCCGGTTCTTTAGAAGAATCCCTAGAAGCGTTACGTAAAGATCACGAATTCTTACTGGCGGGCGATGTCTTTTCGGCCGATGTCATCCACAACTGGATCGACTACAAGATCGAAAACGAAATCAACCCCGTGAAACTACGCCCCGTACCGTACGAATTCTCACTTTACTACGACATTTAA
- a CDS encoding right-handed parallel beta-helix repeat-containing protein, whose product MVRGWVRQLYRLRGVGLLIFLSTSFIYSATAQALIRYVDCQSGSDTNDCSNNTTKVCRSISRAVMQAGLGDTVQIAPGLCSITATINPNTKNLIIQGSGLRGENQTLIEASSNLAQLFLFNKPQINNTTVLRQLVLKAKAGHALVVNGNASPIIENNIIIGDDNRSGYRGIYGWGSKDLVIRNNIILESYWGILGDDNANNIIANNTVVNAKGDAFSYGNRRNNLAYNNYDNGFDDCAATFPSTYNTSFANDDNFDDTDCSSDSTNNTNDPLFNVLTAGLSSGLTATTLSFAGADWADNQWQGYFVTPNANRPGGAQYFYIMGNNQNTLTVRSNNSMLEVWEGTAFGTLGAAFVITDFAIHSNSPVAGTGTLTGLPSLDVYGNTRGAADRGAVKASDSVLELNRRLQVDALLGIDDGDCVAVACASLRYAMAMAKSGDIVWLKGGVHDVGPAPLGFAGRLITVRADRVRGDGMAIVQARPNQKQVFHLRGSEIDQRLVIKNLVVQANGGSGLFIENLASPLIDGNVVLADDDATSFYGIYSGNSTQGLLQNNIILNSRIGIYGSQNTTNLIRNNTVLNSISYAFYRGRQLNNLTVASNGTNDNPQFKVLASRISTEISATTLTDATQTWTPDQWKGFFLIADTGDAKPHYFFIRGNTVNKLNVLSDNSLTSFAVVGNTYQILDLTPRSITIVDQGDDSNAPTYDIYGTERPQGEGVDRGAVEWVAPPEVSIDDVTLNEGDSNSTTAQFTITLSHVYPLPISIGYQTEAGTAQAGIDYEETAAVVEIAAGSTQASLTVTIKGDTLYEPDEAFGLRLTTATQDANIVDDLGVATLQNDDRPPQVYFSKASQSHWEGSATLNIPVELNNPSALPVTVSVTVSGTAQGAGIDYSVLSDTVTILAGETKGTFLINIIDDAVDEPDETILLTLENPLQASLGSQTNYRVTLVDNDETPKPRVTLPKQITLDAGKTVKLRAEVSGVAPFNYQWVVKRGGCGTLTPDTPATSAVFAAGQEFCKDTLTLLVTDSQGNTAAASTEITVMLANPKQGFLENPFVSNAHGTPIYISHTTADDGTKVTQLKVGEVSIAVECQDYNVEVSQQDYLAIVDPCANTVYLSSVPWTELKGNLTLREPVSSHVAKEENLQTPSSLSLANESIGFHQIRALNPTDELGKYLISGDVDGDGISEFLMTAPGAGEHGFAYIYNNHAQLIGLIEGSEAYPIYSLFLVSLVPGEPPQLLLGPDNLAMNPQLTFVSSADPFTSVETVPLLEAGRAWVMGERFSSEEIEHTINLGGQVQALAQGDLNGDGKIDLVLSLNNGWVYGFLGPLTADYNFTAANASFVFDHESSACFGQALAMGDVTGDGFDDLMVGAPCEQDDVGVIYVFYGSSSFAADISNAKQLVGETEQAQIGSDFLLMDQNTDGAQEIYTMTSTGEVVYFSLNETASPSDPSPSGEGGDTNGFAGSGCQLQPTAFHGLPWGGWALFLLFLLLGRIFLPKISASA is encoded by the coding sequence ATGGTTAGGGGATGGGTGCGACAGCTTTATCGGCTGAGGGGCGTGGGCCTTTTAATTTTCTTGTCCACCAGTTTCATTTATTCAGCCACTGCTCAAGCTTTAATCCGTTATGTTGATTGCCAAAGCGGCAGCGATACCAACGATTGTAGCAACAACACAACGAAGGTCTGCCGTTCTATTTCGCGTGCCGTCATGCAAGCTGGCCTTGGCGATACGGTTCAAATTGCCCCCGGGCTTTGTTCGATTACTGCGACGATTAATCCCAATACCAAAAATCTTATTATTCAAGGGAGTGGCTTGCGAGGTGAAAACCAAACTCTCATCGAGGCAAGTTCAAACCTTGCTCAATTATTTCTTTTTAACAAACCCCAAATCAACAACACAACGGTCTTACGTCAACTCGTGCTTAAAGCCAAAGCCGGCCACGCCCTAGTGGTCAATGGCAATGCTTCTCCCATCATCGAAAACAACATCATCATTGGCGATGATAATCGTAGTGGGTATCGTGGCATTTATGGTTGGGGCAGCAAAGATCTCGTCATCCGCAACAATATTATTTTAGAATCTTATTGGGGTATTTTGGGAGACGACAACGCCAATAATATTATTGCCAACAATACGGTGGTAAATGCCAAGGGCGATGCCTTTTCTTACGGCAACCGGCGCAATAATTTGGCTTATAATAATTACGACAACGGTTTTGACGATTGTGCGGCGACGTTTCCTTCCACCTATAACACGAGTTTTGCCAACGACGACAATTTTGATGATACCGATTGTTCGAGTGACTCGACTAACAATACCAACGATCCTTTGTTCAATGTTTTAACGGCGGGGCTTTCTTCTGGCTTGACCGCTACGACCTTAAGTTTTGCCGGTGCCGATTGGGCAGACAATCAATGGCAAGGTTATTTTGTGACACCCAATGCCAATCGCCCCGGCGGTGCGCAATATTTTTATATTATGGGGAATAACCAAAACACCCTCACAGTGCGTAGCAACAATAGCATGCTCGAGGTCTGGGAAGGCACAGCCTTTGGCACTTTGGGAGCAGCCTTTGTGATAACAGATTTCGCTATCCATTCCAATTCCCCAGTAGCAGGGACGGGGACCTTAACTGGTTTGCCGTCCCTGGATGTTTATGGCAATACCCGTGGTGCCGCCGATCGGGGTGCAGTAAAGGCCAGCGATTCTGTTTTAGAATTAAACCGGCGGTTACAAGTAGATGCATTATTGGGAATAGATGATGGAGATTGTGTTGCGGTGGCTTGCGCAAGCCTGCGTTATGCCATGGCCATGGCCAAGAGCGGTGATATAGTTTGGCTAAAAGGTGGGGTTCACGATGTAGGCCCTGCCCCGCTTGGCTTTGCGGGTAGGCTCATCACCGTGCGGGCCGATCGTGTGCGGGGTGATGGCATGGCGATTGTGCAAGCCAGGCCCAATCAAAAACAGGTGTTTCATTTGCGAGGCAGCGAAATCGATCAGCGACTGGTTATTAAAAATCTGGTGGTTCAAGCCAACGGGGGCAGTGGATTGTTTATTGAAAATTTAGCCTCCCCGCTGATTGATGGTAACGTTGTCTTAGCCGACGACGATGCCACAAGCTTTTATGGTATTTATTCAGGCAATTCTACGCAAGGGCTTTTGCAAAACAATATTATTCTCAACAGCCGCATTGGAATTTATGGGAGCCAAAACACCACCAACCTCATTCGTAACAACACGGTGTTGAATAGTATAAGCTATGCTTTTTACCGAGGCAGGCAGCTCAACAATCTTACGGTGGCAAGTAACGGAACCAACGACAATCCTCAGTTTAAGGTGCTGGCTAGCCGAATATCCACCGAGATTAGCGCCACAACCTTAACCGATGCTACTCAAACCTGGACCCCTGATCAATGGAAGGGTTTCTTTTTGATCGCCGATACCGGTGATGCCAAACCCCATTACTTTTTTATTCGTGGTAACACGGTTAATAAACTCAACGTTTTAAGTGATAATAGTCTCACCAGCTTTGCGGTGGTTGGCAACACCTATCAAATTTTAGACCTGACCCCTCGATCTATAACCATTGTTGACCAAGGGGATGATTCAAACGCGCCCACTTACGATATTTATGGTACCGAGCGCCCGCAAGGGGAAGGCGTGGATAGGGGGGCCGTAGAATGGGTGGCTCCGCCGGAAGTGAGTATTGATGATGTCACCCTTAACGAAGGCGATTCCAATTCCACCACCGCCCAATTTACCATAACCCTTTCCCACGTTTATCCGCTGCCCATCAGCATCGGCTATCAAACCGAAGCGGGTACTGCACAGGCGGGGATTGATTATGAAGAGACTGCCGCCGTTGTGGAAATTGCGGCAGGGAGCACTCAAGCAAGCCTCACGGTTACGATAAAAGGGGACACGCTCTATGAACCCGATGAAGCATTTGGTTTGCGCTTAACCACTGCCACCCAAGACGCAAACATCGTTGACGACCTCGGTGTAGCGACTTTGCAAAATGATGATCGGCCTCCGCAAGTTTATTTTTCCAAGGCCAGTCAATCGCATTGGGAAGGCTCGGCTACATTGAACATTCCCGTGGAGTTGAACAACCCTTCGGCCTTACCTGTAACCGTTTCGGTTACAGTGTCAGGGACAGCACAAGGTGCGGGCATAGATTATTCGGTCTTGTCTGATACCGTAACCATCCTAGCGGGCGAAACGAAGGGTACTTTTTTGATCAATATTATCGACGATGCCGTGGATGAGCCCGACGAAACTATTCTTTTGACTTTAGAAAATCCGCTTCAAGCCAGCCTAGGTTCACAAACCAACTATCGGGTTACCTTGGTGGATAACGATGAAACCCCCAAACCACGTGTTACCTTGCCTAAGCAGATCACCCTCGATGCAGGTAAGACGGTTAAACTAAGAGCCGAGGTTTCTGGGGTGGCGCCTTTTAATTACCAGTGGGTTGTTAAACGGGGTGGTTGTGGTACCTTAACACCCGATACGCCGGCGACTTCTGCTGTTTTTGCGGCAGGCCAAGAATTTTGTAAAGATACCCTCACCTTGCTGGTAACCGATTCCCAAGGCAACACGGCTGCGGCTTCTACCGAGATCACCGTGATGTTGGCCAATCCCAAACAAGGTTTTTTGGAAAATCCCTTTGTCTCCAATGCACACGGCACGCCCATTTATATAAGTCACACCACCGCAGACGATGGTACTAAAGTTACTCAATTAAAAGTTGGCGAGGTCAGCATTGCGGTGGAATGCCAAGATTATAATGTCGAAGTGAGCCAGCAAGATTATCTGGCCATTGTGGATCCTTGTGCCAACACCGTGTATTTATCAAGTGTGCCGTGGACTGAGTTAAAAGGTAATTTGACCTTGCGCGAGCCGGTGAGCAGCCACGTTGCCAAAGAAGAAAATTTACAAACCCCTTCGAGCCTTAGCCTAGCGAATGAGTCCATCGGTTTTCATCAAATCCGCGCCCTTAATCCCACCGATGAGCTTGGCAAATACTTAATCTCGGGCGATGTTGATGGCGACGGGATTTCCGAATTTCTCATGACTGCCCCCGGGGCGGGCGAGCATGGTTTCGCCTACATTTATAATAACCACGCCCAATTGATTGGTCTCATCGAAGGTAGTGAAGCCTATCCTATTTATTCTTTATTCTTGGTTTCTTTAGTGCCGGGTGAGCCCCCCCAATTATTATTGGGGCCCGACAACCTGGCCATGAATCCACAGCTGACGTTTGTATCAAGTGCTGACCCATTTACCTCGGTTGAAACCGTGCCCTTGCTCGAAGCCGGGCGCGCTTGGGTCATGGGCGAGCGCTTTTCTAGTGAAGAGATTGAACACACCATTAATTTGGGTGGGCAAGTTCAGGCCCTGGCGCAAGGCGATCTGAACGGCGATGGCAAAATAGATTTGGTCTTAAGCTTAAACAACGGTTGGGTGTATGGATTTTTAGGCCCATTAACGGCCGATTACAATTTTACCGCAGCCAACGCGAGTTTCGTTTTTGACCATGAATCAAGCGCCTGTTTTGGCCAAGCACTTGCGATGGGGGACGTTACCGGCGATGGTTTTGATGATTTAATGGTGGGCGCACCTTGTGAACAAGATGATGTGGGGGTTATTTACGTTTTCTATGGTTCTAGTTCTTTTGCTGCGGATATTTCTAATGCTAAACAATTAGTAGGAGAAACCGAACAAGCGCAAATAGGTAGCGACTTTTTACTCATGGACCAAAATACTGATGGAGCCCAAGAGATTTACACCATGACCTCTACCGGGGAGGTGGTCTATTTTTCGCTCAACGAAACCGCTTCTCCTTCAGACCCTAGCCCCAGCGGCGAGGGTGGTGATACCAATGGTTTTGCCGGCAGCGGCTGTCAATTGCAACCAACGGCATTCCATGGCTTGCCTTGGGGCGGGTGGGCGTTGTTCCTCTTATTCCTGTTGCTAGGCCGAATCTTCTTGCCCAAAATCTCTGCATCTGCCTAA